The following are encoded together in the Novosphingobium resinovorum genome:
- a CDS encoding glutaminase — protein sequence MILDAILRQVSVRRDYGALAEYIAPLGRIDPGKFGIAVAMRDGGVISVGDAEEPFSIQSISKVFALTLALGKIGDALWERVGREPSGNRFNSIVQLEYENGVPRNPFINAGAIVLCDVLLAGHEPKEAIGETLRFLRFLSDDDGILIDSEVAAAEKTGGFRNFALANFMMACGNLLHPPELALGVYFHQCAVAMSCRQLALAGRYLAFGGVNPSTGRSVVSPQCARRVNALMLTCGHYDGSGDFAFSVGVPGKSGVGGGILAIVPDVASVAVWSPGLNEHGNSKFGTAALQTLTTEMNWSVFG from the coding sequence ATGATCCTTGATGCCATCCTACGCCAAGTGTCGGTGAGGCGCGATTACGGCGCGTTGGCGGAATACATCGCCCCGCTCGGCAGGATTGATCCTGGGAAATTCGGTATTGCGGTCGCCATGCGGGACGGAGGAGTAATCTCGGTCGGCGACGCAGAGGAACCGTTTTCCATCCAGAGCATATCGAAGGTGTTCGCGCTTACATTGGCTCTCGGCAAGATCGGGGATGCGCTGTGGGAACGGGTGGGTCGTGAACCCTCGGGAAATCGGTTCAATTCGATCGTGCAGTTAGAGTACGAGAATGGCGTTCCGCGAAATCCATTCATCAATGCGGGGGCCATCGTTCTGTGTGACGTTCTACTCGCTGGACATGAACCGAAGGAAGCCATCGGGGAAACGCTCCGATTCCTCCGGTTTTTGTCGGACGACGATGGAATACTAATCGATTCCGAAGTGGCCGCTGCTGAGAAGACCGGAGGATTCCGGAACTTCGCCTTGGCGAATTTTATGATGGCGTGCGGGAATCTTCTTCATCCCCCCGAACTCGCGCTTGGGGTCTATTTTCACCAGTGCGCGGTAGCAATGAGTTGCCGGCAACTTGCACTCGCAGGTCGATACCTTGCGTTCGGTGGCGTTAATCCTTCCACCGGCCGATCGGTAGTGTCGCCGCAGTGCGCTCGTCGTGTCAACGCTCTCATGCTGACTTGCGGGCACTATGACGGTTCCGGTGACTTCGCTTTCAGTGTTGGTGTCCCGGGCAAGAGTGGCGTTGGAGGAGGCATTCTGGCGATTGTGCCGGACGTAGCGTCCGTTGCGGTCTGGTCGCCTGGTCTAAACGAGCACGGCAATTCCAAGTTTGGGACTGCCGCTCTTCAGACCCTTACGACGGAAATGAACTGGTCTGTGTTCGGATGA
- a CDS encoding DUF2971 domain-containing protein, giving the protein MAGEPHSIKIIDTEICSARLKAEHPELFHYTDRGGFEPIVKTNTLWATHFRHLNDDLEIATLKPQLQETMSAVLGREVKKQNSGTRNQYYHAGGAAPMARDFVKSLYASTFERDDPQFAVDAYTTSFSTHAADTPYERENGLESQWKFYAHDGFCLVFDTDKLGDLLGGEFDRLDFTHLNLEDVRYLRDGARLPDYFDFIEPALQVVAEQIFRRFQKQEMGTIEFLRCATLLKRSKFRAEREFRIVAIPGAPGYQEQSARKYPDVFVKRSIAAIEDAPKRHITLFAGAEAKLPIKRVIVGPSERQAENAEFAQSIVGCEVVLSKPRP; this is encoded by the coding sequence ATGGCGGGCGAGCCGCATTCGATCAAGATCATCGACACCGAGATCTGCAGCGCCAGGCTGAAGGCGGAGCATCCGGAGTTATTCCACTACACCGACCGCGGCGGCTTCGAGCCGATCGTGAAGACAAACACGCTGTGGGCGACGCACTTCCGCCATCTGAACGACGACCTCGAGATCGCAACCTTGAAGCCGCAGCTGCAGGAGACGATGTCGGCGGTCCTGGGGCGCGAGGTCAAGAAGCAGAACTCCGGGACCAGAAACCAGTATTACCACGCCGGCGGCGCCGCGCCGATGGCCCGCGATTTCGTGAAGAGCCTCTACGCGTCCACTTTCGAGCGGGACGATCCCCAGTTCGCGGTTGACGCCTACACGACATCGTTCTCGACACATGCCGCCGACACACCGTACGAACGGGAGAACGGCCTCGAGAGCCAGTGGAAATTCTATGCGCATGACGGTTTCTGTCTGGTGTTCGATACGGACAAGCTCGGCGATCTGCTCGGCGGCGAGTTCGACAGGCTGGACTTCACGCACCTGAATCTGGAGGACGTCAGGTATCTGCGGGACGGGGCGCGGCTGCCGGACTACTTCGATTTCATCGAGCCGGCGCTGCAGGTGGTCGCCGAGCAAATCTTCAGGAGGTTTCAGAAGCAGGAGATGGGCACCATCGAATTCCTGCGATGCGCCACGCTGCTGAAGCGGTCGAAATTCCGCGCGGAGCGCGAGTTCCGGATCGTCGCCATCCCCGGCGCGCCCGGCTATCAGGAGCAAAGCGCTCGGAAATACCCGGATGTGTTCGTGAAGAGGTCGATCGCGGCGATCGAGGACGCACCCAAGCGGCATATCACGCTGTTCGCCGGTGCGGAGGCCAAACTGCCGATCAAACGCGTGATCGTCGGTCCCTCGGAACGGCAGGCCGAGAATGCCGAGTTCGCCCAGTCCATCGTAGGCTGCGAGGTCGTCCTGTCGAAGCCCCGGCCCTGA
- a CDS encoding 2Fe-2S iron-sulfur cluster-binding protein, giving the protein MSKVRFVQPDGRDSVIEVVSGVSVMLAAVRNGVPGIEGECGGCLDCATCHVYVDIAQVAALPSPNDDEHELLATVASPRKSNSRLSCQLKSPFPTETLTIYVPEAQS; this is encoded by the coding sequence ATGTCCAAAGTGAGATTCGTCCAGCCGGACGGCCGAGACAGCGTGATCGAGGTAGTATCCGGGGTCAGCGTTATGCTCGCCGCGGTCCGCAATGGTGTACCCGGAATCGAGGGTGAATGTGGCGGTTGCCTTGATTGCGCTACGTGTCACGTCTACGTCGACATCGCGCAGGTCGCCGCGCTTCCCTCGCCCAACGACGATGAGCATGAGCTCTTGGCCACGGTCGCATCACCACGAAAATCGAATAGCAGGCTGAGTTGCCAACTCAAATCGCCATTTCCCACCGAGACGCTCACGATCTATGTACCAGAGGCACAATCATGA
- the bioD gene encoding dethiobiotin synthase → MTARIIVTGTDTGVGKTVFSAALASALGAIYWKPIQAGLLEETDRQTVLRLSGLSEERVLPEAYRLKTPASPHLAAEIDGITIDPDALVLPKTNRPLIVEGAGGLLVPLTREVAYIDVIGRWRAPVALCARTTLGTINHSLLSIEALRTRGIPLLGIVFIGDENAESERIIIEMGHARRLGRLPHLAPLTGDVLRAAFALHFNTGDFLKDSAG, encoded by the coding sequence ATGACTGCGCGCATTATTGTAACTGGTACCGATACGGGCGTTGGCAAGACTGTGTTTTCGGCCGCGCTCGCTAGTGCACTTGGTGCGATCTATTGGAAGCCGATCCAGGCCGGTCTCCTGGAGGAGACAGACAGGCAAACGGTCCTGCGGCTTTCCGGTCTGTCCGAAGAACGCGTGTTGCCGGAAGCCTACCGGCTGAAGACGCCGGCCTCGCCGCATCTTGCTGCCGAGATAGACGGCATTACCATCGATCCAGACGCGCTCGTTCTGCCGAAGACGAACCGGCCGCTGATCGTGGAGGGGGCGGGCGGGTTGCTGGTGCCGTTGACGCGCGAAGTCGCTTACATCGATGTCATCGGGCGGTGGCGAGCGCCGGTGGCGCTATGTGCCCGCACGACACTTGGAACAATTAATCACAGCCTCTTATCGATAGAGGCTCTGCGCACTCGCGGCATTCCGCTTCTGGGCATCGTCTTCATTGGTGACGAGAATGCCGAATCCGAGCGGATCATCATCGAAATGGGTCATGCCCGGCGCCTTGGCCGTCTTCCACATCTCGCGCCGCTAACCGGTGACGTGCTGCGGGCGGCCTTTGCGCTCCATTTTAATACTGGTGATTTCCTGAAGGACTCTGCCGGATGA
- a CDS encoding adenosylmethionine--8-amino-7-oxononanoate transaminase, which translates to MKSMSPVWHPFTQHALQPEAVLIAGGEGAWLEAADGRRIFDAISSWWVVTHGHRHPHIVQAIKDQVDRLDQVVFAGFTHEPAEKLARHLIRIAPPALEYVFFSDSGSTSVEVALKMALGFWRHQGESRSRILALEGAYHGDTVGGMSVGERGVFNAPYDPLLFDVERLPFPSVGREQATLDALNAACRKGAIAAFIVEPLILGAGGMLIYPPWVLAEMKRNCEAHGVLFIADEVMTGWGRTGTLFACEQASVAPDIACYSKGLTGGSLPLAVTLCRADIFDAHYSTDRTRTFFHSSSYTANPIACAAALANLEIWEREPVMERIAGVTAFHTKGLDGFRDDRRFANVRQIGTIAALDIAATDAGYMADIGPRLYRGFLARGVLVRPLGNTIYIMPPYCSTAGELDLVYDAIGEIAAEIE; encoded by the coding sequence ATGAAATCGATGTCTCCCGTATGGCATCCGTTCACTCAGCATGCATTACAGCCAGAGGCGGTGCTGATCGCCGGAGGTGAGGGCGCCTGGCTCGAGGCCGCCGACGGTCGCCGTATCTTCGACGCCATTTCTTCTTGGTGGGTCGTGACCCATGGGCATCGCCATCCGCACATAGTGCAGGCGATCAAGGACCAAGTGGATCGTCTCGATCAGGTGGTCTTCGCTGGCTTTACGCATGAGCCGGCAGAAAAGCTTGCAAGACATCTCATTAGGATTGCGCCACCGGCGCTTGAATACGTCTTTTTTTCTGATAGTGGGTCGACGTCGGTCGAAGTCGCGTTGAAAATGGCGCTTGGCTTCTGGCGACACCAAGGTGAGAGCCGCAGCCGTATTCTGGCTCTCGAAGGCGCCTATCATGGCGATACGGTCGGCGGTATGTCGGTTGGTGAACGTGGTGTCTTCAATGCGCCCTACGATCCCCTTCTGTTCGATGTCGAGCGGCTTCCATTTCCATCCGTGGGCCGTGAGCAGGCGACACTGGATGCGTTGAACGCAGCATGCCGGAAGGGGGCGATCGCCGCGTTCATCGTCGAACCCTTGATCCTCGGCGCAGGCGGCATGCTGATCTATCCTCCCTGGGTTCTTGCGGAAATGAAACGCAATTGCGAAGCCCACGGCGTTCTCTTTATCGCCGATGAAGTGATGACAGGATGGGGACGGACCGGTACACTGTTTGCTTGCGAGCAGGCTAGCGTCGCGCCGGACATCGCGTGTTATTCTAAGGGGCTTACCGGAGGCTCACTGCCGTTGGCGGTGACTCTCTGCCGCGCAGACATTTTCGACGCGCATTATTCAACGGATCGAACTAGGACCTTCTTTCATTCCAGTTCATATACTGCGAACCCGATCGCTTGTGCGGCCGCTCTCGCGAATCTAGAGATTTGGGAGCGAGAGCCTGTGATGGAGCGCATCGCGGGTGTGACTGCTTTCCATACCAAAGGCCTCGATGGCTTCCGCGACGACCGGCGTTTTGCGAATGTCCGCCAGATCGGGACCATCGCAGCGCTCGACATCGCAGCGACTGATGCCGGCTATATGGCCGATATCGGTCCCCGGCTCTATCGGGGCTTTCTCGCGCGGGGGGTGCTTGTCCGGCCGCTTGGCAACACGATCTACATCATGCCGCCATATTGCAGCACGGCGGGCGAACTCGATCTGGTTTATGACGCGATCGGCGAAATTGCGGCCGAGATCGAATGA
- a CDS encoding tyrosine-type recombinase/integrase yields MPEDGPQADTTQSPSPLVAMLWTLMPGPGDHFDFVLMHANSEVPANDLFTTQSEADPISTPRPGVTEPRDVTRVFKLISAPWTRARFSDVVGLALRFDALTIPRPGMVNEMEWSEVDWDAERWTIPAVKMKTGWDHVVPLSRQAVAILRSVQKLTGHRRHAFSCSKDAPLSNNTLNKRLRLLGIDTKTDHCAHGFRTTFSTLSHHEEIKDAKAWDGDVVELQLAHLDNSTVEGLYKKHGPLALIGSRTKLMQHWADRIDHWLDPKRVMPIKGGAQA; encoded by the coding sequence ATGCCCGAGGATGGTCCGCAAGCCGACACAACCCAGTCACCGTCGCCGTTGGTTGCGATGCTTTGGACCTTGATGCCCGGACCGGGCGACCATTTTGATTTTGTTCTCATGCACGCCAATAGCGAAGTGCCTGCTAACGATCTATTCACCACACAAAGTGAGGCAGACCCCATTTCGACGCCGCGTCCCGGCGTCACCGAACCACGCGACGTGACGCGCGTGTTCAAGCTCATCAGCGCACCGTGGACGAGAGCGAGGTTTAGTGACGTTGTTGGCCTTGCCTTGCGCTTCGATGCGCTGACCATTCCCCGCCCCGGCATGGTCAATGAAATGGAGTGGAGCGAGGTCGATTGGGATGCCGAACGCTGGACTATTCCAGCCGTCAAAATGAAGACCGGTTGGGACCATGTCGTGCCTTTGTCACGGCAGGCAGTAGCAATCCTGCGCAGCGTTCAGAAGCTGACCGGGCATCGCCGGCACGCATTTTCCTGCTCGAAGGACGCGCCGCTATCAAACAACACGCTCAACAAACGCTTGCGGCTGCTTGGCATTGACACCAAGACTGATCATTGTGCCCACGGATTCCGGACCACCTTCTCGACCCTGTCTCACCACGAGGAGATCAAGGACGCCAAGGCATGGGATGGCGATGTCGTCGAGCTGCAGCTCGCGCATCTCGACAACTCTACTGTGGAAGGGCTCTACAAGAAGCACGGACCGCTCGCGCTGATCGGCTCGCGCACGAAACTGATGCAGCATTGGGCTGATCGGATCGACCACTGGCTCGATCCCAAGAGGGTGATGCCGATCAAGGGCGGCGCGCAGGCCTGA